The Achromobacter deleyi genome has a window encoding:
- the ccmA gene encoding heme ABC exporter ATP-binding protein CcmA, which produces MRPADAPPPLLSACELTCRRGGPDGLGPIDLDLHAGQLLHVQGANGSGKTSLLRMLAGLLRPLRGAVHSRGSDIRRDPSSYFARTAYLGHGNGLCGELSALENLRCALHVAGTPQGDEAIAAGLRTWRLGACLHMPAARLSQGQSRRLALAAVVLGAKPLWLLDEPDAGLDAASLDQLRQALDAHLTMGGAAVVASHRMPGTPAARTQTLNMDDYADAGYAVSVSAA; this is translated from the coding sequence ATGCGCCCCGCTGACGCGCCGCCGCCGCTGCTCTCCGCGTGCGAGCTGACTTGCCGGCGCGGCGGCCCCGACGGCCTGGGGCCGATCGACCTCGACCTGCACGCCGGCCAGCTCCTGCACGTGCAGGGCGCCAACGGCAGCGGCAAGACCAGCCTGCTGCGCATGCTGGCCGGCCTGCTGCGGCCGCTCCGCGGCGCCGTGCATAGCCGGGGAAGCGACATCCGTCGCGACCCGTCCTCGTACTTCGCGCGCACCGCGTATCTGGGGCACGGCAACGGCCTGTGCGGCGAGCTGAGCGCGCTGGAAAACCTGCGCTGCGCCCTGCACGTGGCCGGCACGCCGCAAGGCGACGAGGCCATCGCCGCCGGCCTGCGGACCTGGCGCCTGGGCGCCTGCCTGCACATGCCCGCCGCCCGCCTGTCCCAGGGCCAGAGCCGCCGGTTGGCGCTGGCCGCCGTGGTGCTGGGCGCCAAGCCGCTGTGGCTGCTGGACGAGCCCGACGCCGGCCTGGACGCGGCCAGCCTGGACCAATTGCGCCAGGCGCTGGACGCGCACCTGACGATGGGTGGCGCCGCCGTCGTCGCCTCGCACCGGATGCCGGGCACGCCCGCCGCGCGCACCCAAACCCTGAACATGGATGACTACGCGGATGCTGGCTACGCTGTCTCAGTTAGCGCTGCGTGA
- the napE gene encoding periplasmic nitrate reductase, NapE protein encodes MQNESDGYTKSQELRSFLFLTAVMAPVLTVIIVAGYGFAVWFYQLIAGPPGS; translated from the coding sequence GTGCAAAACGAGTCTGATGGCTACACAAAGTCTCAGGAACTTCGAAGTTTCCTGTTCCTGACGGCAGTCATGGCCCCCGTGTTAACGGTCATCATCGTGGCGGGCTATGGTTTCGCGGTCTGGTTCTATCAGCTTATCGCCGGCCCCCCGGGCAGCTGA
- a CDS encoding cytochrome c3 family protein produces MRKLLKRYWAIIRRPSVHFSLGFLTVGGFVGGILFWGAFNTAMELTNTEQFCTGCHEMRDNVYSELKGTIHFTNRSGVRALCSDCHVPHNWTDKIARKMQASKEVWGKIFGTISTREKFVDKRLELAKHEWARFKANDSLECRNCHNYQYMDFTRQSVRAQNMHSTYLADRTKTCIDCHKGIAHTLPNIPPGSVSDAAPASGAPKEVAHAPR; encoded by the coding sequence ATGCGCAAACTCCTTAAGCGTTACTGGGCCATCATCCGCCGGCCCAGCGTGCATTTCAGCCTGGGGTTCCTGACGGTCGGCGGCTTCGTGGGCGGCATCCTGTTCTGGGGAGCATTCAATACGGCCATGGAGCTCACCAACACCGAGCAGTTCTGTACCGGCTGCCATGAAATGCGCGACAACGTCTATTCGGAACTCAAGGGCACCATCCACTTCACCAACCGATCGGGCGTGCGCGCGCTGTGCTCGGACTGCCACGTGCCGCACAACTGGACAGACAAGATCGCGCGCAAGATGCAGGCTTCCAAGGAAGTCTGGGGCAAGATCTTCGGCACCATCAGCACGCGCGAGAAATTCGTGGACAAGCGGCTGGAACTGGCCAAGCACGAATGGGCGCGGTTCAAGGCGAACGACTCGCTGGAATGCCGCAACTGCCACAACTACCAATACATGGACTTCACGCGCCAGAGCGTGCGCGCGCAGAACATGCATTCGACCTACCTGGCCGACAGGACCAAGACCTGCATCGACTGCCACAAGGGCATCGCCCACACCCTGCCGAACATCCCGCCGGGTTCGGTCTCCGATGCGGCGCCCGCCAGCGGGGCGCCCAAGGAAGTGGCGCATGCGCCCCGCTGA
- the napA gene encoding periplasmic nitrate reductase subunit alpha has product MSMARRDFIKQSAAAAAATVAGIPIVGYTQNIVTDSEAAKLKWSKAPCRFCGTGCGVNVAVKDNQVVATHGDFNAEVNRGLNCVKGYFLSKIMYGNDRLTTPLLRMKDGKYAKDGEFAAVSWDQAFDVMAEQFKRVLKEKGPTAVGMFGSGQWTIWEGYAALKLMKAGFRSNNLDPNARHCMASAAVGFIRTFGADEPMGCYDDIESADAFVLWGANMAEMHPILWTRVTDRRLSTPNTKVVVLSTFENRSYELADLSLTFTPQSDLAILNYIAHHIIKTKRVNREFVDKHTKFLEGNTDIGYGLRPEHPLQKAAKNANNAGGSRPITYDDFVKFVSKYDLEYTAKLTGVPARNLEALAELYADPKIRVMSFWTMGFNQHTRGVWANNMVYNIHLLTGKIATPGNSPFSLTGQPSACGTAREVGTFSHRLPADLVVTNPEHRARAEAIWGLPEGTVPEKVGAHAVLQNRMLKDGTINAYWVMVNNNMQAAANMMNEGLPGYRNPANFIVVSDAYPTVTTISADLVLPTAMWVEKEGAYGNAERRTQFWHQLVNAPTGARSDLWQLMEFSKRFTTDEVWPADLLAKKPELRGKTLFQVLFENGKVNKFPNSDQDPEYANDEGKAFGFYPQKGLFEEYAEFGRGHGHDLAPFDTYHQVRGLRWPVVDGVETRWRYREKADPYVRVGSGFNFYGNPDGKANIYALPYEPPPEEPDQEYPFWLSTGRILEHWHSGSMTRRVPELYRAFPDAVCFMHPDDAQAMGLRRGSLVEIASRRGKMQTRLETRGRNKPPRGLVFVPWFDAGQLINKVTLDATDPISFQTDFKKCAVKITKA; this is encoded by the coding sequence ATGTCCATGGCTCGTAGAGACTTCATCAAGCAATCCGCCGCCGCCGCTGCCGCCACCGTGGCGGGCATCCCCATCGTCGGCTACACGCAGAACATCGTGACCGACTCCGAGGCCGCCAAGCTGAAATGGTCCAAGGCGCCCTGTAGGTTCTGCGGGACCGGCTGCGGCGTGAACGTCGCCGTGAAGGACAACCAGGTTGTCGCCACGCACGGAGACTTCAACGCCGAGGTCAACCGCGGCCTGAACTGCGTCAAAGGCTATTTCCTGTCGAAGATCATGTACGGCAACGACAGGCTGACCACCCCGCTGCTGCGCATGAAGGACGGCAAGTACGCCAAGGACGGGGAATTCGCGGCGGTGTCCTGGGACCAGGCCTTTGACGTCATGGCCGAGCAATTCAAGCGCGTGCTGAAGGAAAAGGGACCCACGGCGGTAGGCATGTTCGGCTCCGGCCAATGGACCATCTGGGAAGGCTATGCCGCCCTGAAGCTCATGAAGGCCGGATTCCGCAGCAACAACCTGGACCCCAATGCGCGGCATTGCATGGCTTCGGCGGCGGTGGGCTTCATCCGCACCTTCGGCGCCGACGAGCCCATGGGCTGCTACGACGATATCGAAAGCGCCGATGCCTTCGTGCTGTGGGGCGCGAACATGGCTGAAATGCACCCCATCCTCTGGACCCGGGTGACCGACAGGCGACTGAGCACGCCCAACACCAAGGTGGTGGTGCTTTCAACCTTTGAAAACCGCTCGTACGAACTGGCCGACCTGTCGCTGACCTTCACCCCGCAAAGCGACCTGGCGATCCTGAACTACATCGCCCACCACATCATCAAGACCAAGCGCGTCAACCGCGAGTTCGTCGACAAGCACACCAAGTTCCTGGAAGGCAATACCGACATCGGCTATGGCCTGCGTCCGGAACACCCCTTGCAGAAAGCGGCAAAGAACGCCAACAACGCTGGCGGCTCGCGCCCCATCACCTACGACGATTTTGTGAAGTTCGTCTCCAAGTACGACCTGGAATACACCGCCAAGCTGACCGGCGTGCCCGCCAGGAACCTGGAAGCGCTGGCCGAGCTGTACGCCGATCCGAAGATACGCGTCATGTCGTTCTGGACCATGGGGTTCAACCAGCACACGCGCGGTGTGTGGGCCAACAACATGGTCTACAACATCCACCTGCTGACCGGCAAGATAGCCACGCCTGGCAACAGCCCGTTTTCACTGACGGGCCAGCCGTCGGCCTGTGGCACCGCGCGCGAGGTCGGCACGTTCTCGCATCGCCTTCCCGCCGACCTGGTCGTGACCAACCCGGAGCACCGGGCTCGCGCCGAAGCCATCTGGGGCTTGCCCGAAGGCACCGTCCCCGAGAAAGTGGGAGCGCACGCGGTACTGCAGAACCGCATGCTCAAGGACGGCACCATCAATGCCTATTGGGTGATGGTGAACAACAATATGCAGGCGGCGGCCAACATGATGAATGAAGGCTTGCCGGGCTATCGCAACCCCGCGAACTTCATCGTGGTGTCCGATGCCTATCCAACGGTGACCACCATCTCCGCCGATCTGGTGCTGCCCACGGCCATGTGGGTCGAAAAGGAAGGCGCTTACGGCAACGCCGAACGCCGCACGCAGTTCTGGCACCAGCTGGTCAACGCCCCCACCGGTGCGCGTTCGGACCTGTGGCAGCTGATGGAGTTCTCCAAGCGTTTCACCACCGACGAGGTCTGGCCCGCGGACCTCCTGGCCAAGAAACCGGAGCTGCGGGGCAAGACCCTGTTCCAGGTGCTGTTCGAAAACGGCAAGGTGAACAAATTCCCGAATTCCGACCAGGACCCCGAGTACGCCAACGATGAGGGCAAGGCGTTTGGGTTCTACCCGCAAAAAGGCCTGTTCGAGGAGTACGCCGAGTTCGGCCGCGGCCATGGCCATGACCTGGCCCCCTTCGACACCTACCACCAGGTGCGCGGCCTGCGCTGGCCCGTCGTGGACGGGGTCGAGACCCGCTGGCGCTACCGGGAGAAGGCCGACCCCTACGTGCGGGTCGGTTCAGGCTTCAATTTCTACGGCAATCCGGACGGCAAGGCCAATATCTATGCCCTGCCCTACGAGCCGCCTCCGGAGGAGCCGGACCAGGAATATCCGTTCTGGCTGTCCACCGGGCGGATCCTGGAACACTGGCACTCGGGATCGATGACGCGGCGCGTGCCCGAGCTGTACCGGGCCTTTCCCGATGCGGTCTGTTTCATGCACCCCGATGACGCCCAGGCCATGGGCCTGCGGCGCGGCTCGCTGGTGGAGATCGCATCTCGCCGCGGCAAGATGCAGACCCGCCTGGAAACACGCGGGCGCAACAAGCCGCCGCGGGGACTGGTGTTCGTCCCCTGGTTCGATGCCGGACAATTGATCAACAAGGTCACGCTCGACGCCACCGACCCGATCTCGTTCCAGACCGATTTCAAGAAGTGCGCGGTCAAGATCACCAAGGCTTGA
- the ccmB gene encoding heme exporter protein CcmB, giving the protein MLATLSQLALREVRLAWRRPADTLGATLFFIVAGSLFPLAVGPDPVLLLAIGPGVLWVCALLGILLSLHRPFAQDYDSGALEQLLVSPHPLPLLVGVKLAAHWFSSCLPLILASPVLALQFGLSPQAIGILVLSLLLGTPTLALVGGLGAALTLGLRGAALLPLLVLPLYVPVLIFGAGAVSATHAGLGAGPQLSLLGACLCLAILLCPWSASAALRVALD; this is encoded by the coding sequence ATGCTGGCTACGCTGTCTCAGTTAGCGCTGCGTGAAGTCCGGCTGGCCTGGAGGCGACCGGCGGACACGCTGGGCGCCACGCTGTTCTTCATCGTCGCGGGCTCCCTGTTCCCGCTGGCGGTGGGCCCCGATCCGGTGCTGCTGCTTGCGATCGGGCCCGGCGTGCTGTGGGTCTGCGCGCTGCTGGGTATCCTGCTGAGCCTGCATCGGCCCTTTGCGCAGGACTATGACAGCGGCGCGCTGGAACAGCTGCTGGTGTCGCCGCATCCGCTGCCCCTGCTGGTGGGCGTGAAGCTGGCGGCGCACTGGTTCAGCAGCTGCCTGCCCCTGATCCTGGCCAGCCCGGTGCTGGCGCTGCAGTTCGGCCTGTCGCCGCAGGCGATCGGCATTCTGGTGCTGTCGCTGCTGCTGGGCACGCCCACGCTGGCGCTGGTGGGCGGGCTGGGCGCGGCGCTGACGCTGGGCCTGCGCGGCGCAGCCCTGCTGCCGTTGCTGGTGCTGCCGCTATATGTGCCCGTGCTGATTTTTGGCGCCGGCGCCGTGTCGGCCACGCATGCGGGCCTGGGCGCCGGGCCGCAGCTGTCATTGCTGGGCGCCTGCCTGTGCCTGGCTATCCTGCTCTGCCCCTGGAGCGCCTCGGCGGCGCTGCGCGTGGCGCTGGACTGA
- a CDS encoding chaperone NapD: MSAPPPLTPPAAPAELHITSMVVHAAPRRLAGIRQAILGIAGAEIHGASDTGKLVVTLEALSTDDMMARISEIQRLDGVLASALVYQHSDTLAAMNEEIDDVHGS, translated from the coding sequence ATGTCCGCGCCCCCTCCCTTGACGCCCCCAGCCGCGCCGGCGGAACTGCATATCACCAGCATGGTGGTGCATGCCGCGCCCCGGCGCCTGGCCGGCATCCGCCAGGCCATTCTTGGGATTGCAGGCGCGGAAATCCACGGCGCTTCCGACACCGGCAAGCTGGTGGTCACCCTGGAAGCCCTCTCCACCGATGACATGATGGCCCGGATCTCCGAGATCCAGCGCCTGGATGGCGTGCTGGCGTCGGCGCTGGTCTACCAGCATTCCGATACGCTTGCCGCGATGAATGAGGAGATTGACGATGTCCATGGCTCGTAG
- a CDS encoding nitrate reductase cytochrome c-type subunit: MKIRTAAIAMVVLLGASAWAAPPDMMVDPLRGPTPLTESATPPLMSPVENRDVRRMRTYSMQPPTIPHKIDGYQIDKNFNRCLACHARVNTEQTQAVPLSVTHYMDRDSNVLAEVSPRRYFCLQCHVTQTEAKPPVANNFQDIDTILKRLTATPAEKR, from the coding sequence ATGAAAATTCGCACTGCTGCGATTGCAATGGTCGTCCTGCTGGGTGCAAGCGCCTGGGCGGCGCCTCCCGACATGATGGTGGATCCGTTGAGGGGCCCCACGCCCCTGACGGAATCGGCCACCCCGCCCCTGATGAGCCCGGTCGAAAACCGGGATGTGCGGCGCATGCGCACCTACTCGATGCAGCCGCCGACCATTCCGCACAAGATCGATGGCTATCAGATCGACAAGAACTTCAACCGCTGCCTGGCCTGTCACGCCCGCGTCAACACCGAGCAGACCCAGGCCGTGCCGCTGAGCGTGACGCACTACATGGACCGCGACAGCAACGTCCTGGCGGAGGTATCCCCGCGCCGCTACTTCTGCCTGCAGTGCCATGTCACGCAAACCGAGGCCAAGCCGCCGGTCGCGAACAACTTCCAGGATATCGACACCATCCTGAAACGGCTCACGGCAACCCCTGCGGAAAAACGCTGA
- the ccmE gene encoding cytochrome c maturation protein CcmE has product MSPRKRRALAIGGGLALLALATMLVLNALQSNLVFFFSPTQVAAREAPRSGSFRVGGLVEQGSLRREADGLTLRFAVTDTAHTVPVTYQGLLPDLFREGKGVVVAGKLDADGVFRATEVLAKHDENYMPPEAADAVKRASAANTMKLEAR; this is encoded by the coding sequence ATGAGTCCGCGCAAGCGCCGCGCGCTCGCCATCGGCGGCGGCCTCGCCCTGCTGGCGCTGGCCACCATGCTGGTGCTCAACGCCCTGCAGTCCAATCTGGTGTTCTTCTTCAGCCCGACCCAGGTCGCGGCCCGCGAAGCGCCCCGCAGCGGCAGCTTCCGCGTGGGCGGGCTGGTCGAGCAGGGGTCGCTGCGGCGCGAGGCCGATGGCCTGACGCTGCGCTTTGCCGTGACCGACACCGCCCATACCGTGCCCGTGACCTACCAGGGCCTGCTGCCTGACCTGTTCCGCGAAGGCAAGGGCGTGGTGGTGGCCGGCAAGCTGGACGCCGACGGCGTGTTCCGCGCCACCGAGGTCCTGGCCAAGCATGATGAAAACTACATGCCGCCCGAGGCGGCGGATGCCGTCAAGCGCGCCAGCGCCGCCAACACAATGAAGCTGGAGGCCCGATGA
- the ccmC gene encoding heme ABC transporter permease CcmC produces MQNHPAYDSRHAAPPRAGWLRYASPALFYPLAGRMIPCLAVGAALFACAGLYAGLVVAPIDSQQGEVYRILFIHVAAAWMSMFLYLVMAGYAALGLIFHTRLSFMMMRALAPTGALFTFLTLWTGALWGKPTWGAWWVWDARLTSELILLFLYLGFMALQAATDDTQRADRGGAILLLAGVINVPIIYFSVRWWSTLHQGASINLTTAPSMARVMVTAMLLMVAAFWLYSAAVALARVRGIIAEREPGAVQAGALRREAR; encoded by the coding sequence GTGCAAAACCACCCCGCCTACGATTCCCGCCATGCCGCGCCGCCGCGCGCGGGCTGGCTGCGCTACGCGTCGCCCGCGCTGTTCTATCCGCTGGCCGGCCGCATGATTCCCTGCCTGGCCGTGGGAGCCGCCCTGTTCGCCTGCGCCGGCCTGTACGCGGGGCTGGTGGTGGCGCCCATCGACAGCCAGCAGGGCGAGGTCTACCGCATTCTGTTCATCCATGTGGCGGCGGCCTGGATGTCGATGTTCCTGTACCTGGTCATGGCCGGGTACGCCGCGCTGGGCCTGATCTTTCACACGCGGCTGTCGTTCATGATGATGCGCGCGCTGGCGCCCACGGGCGCGCTCTTCACCTTCCTGACCTTGTGGACGGGCGCCCTGTGGGGCAAGCCGACCTGGGGCGCATGGTGGGTATGGGACGCCCGGCTCACCTCGGAACTGATCCTGCTTTTCCTGTACCTGGGCTTCATGGCCTTGCAGGCCGCCACCGACGACACCCAGCGGGCGGACCGGGGCGGCGCGATCCTGCTGCTGGCCGGCGTCATCAACGTGCCCATCATCTATTTCTCGGTACGCTGGTGGAGCACCCTGCACCAGGGCGCATCCATCAACCTGACCACCGCCCCCAGCATGGCGCGCGTCATGGTGACCGCCATGCTGCTGATGGTGGCCGCCTTCTGGCTGTACAGCGCGGCGGTGGCGCTGGCGCGCGTGCGCGGCATCATCGCCGAACGGGAGCCGGGCGCCGTGCAGGCGGGCGCCTTGCGGCGGGAGGCGCGATGA
- a CDS encoding 3-keto-5-aminohexanoate cleavage protein, whose product MNTPALPRAALADSPVIITVAPNGAYKKAADHPAVPMTPDALALEARACLEAGAAMMHMHVRKPDGSHLLDAQAYRDALAAVQRAVGDELLVQVTSEAAGVYRAAEQIALVRELQPEAVSIGLREIAVPDIPEAELAGFLAWLADRRIMTQIILYDEADVRRWLSLRARGLVPPGAWSVLFVLGRYSAGQTSSAYDLLPFLAAYDHSLPWAICAFGPEENACVTTAAAFGGHMRVGFENNLKLRDGGIAPDNAALVQQAAQGARALGRPLATAADARRIYGAIA is encoded by the coding sequence TTGAATACCCCCGCCCTGCCGCGCGCCGCGCTGGCCGACTCCCCCGTCATCATCACCGTGGCGCCCAACGGCGCGTACAAGAAGGCCGCCGACCATCCGGCCGTGCCTATGACCCCCGACGCGCTGGCGCTGGAAGCCCGCGCCTGCCTGGAGGCCGGCGCCGCCATGATGCACATGCACGTGCGCAAGCCCGATGGCAGCCATCTGCTGGACGCGCAGGCCTACCGGGACGCGCTGGCCGCCGTGCAACGCGCGGTCGGCGACGAGCTGCTGGTGCAAGTAACCAGCGAAGCCGCGGGCGTGTACCGGGCCGCCGAGCAGATTGCGCTGGTGCGCGAACTGCAGCCCGAAGCCGTGTCCATCGGACTGCGCGAAATCGCGGTTCCCGACATTCCGGAAGCGGAGCTGGCCGGCTTCCTGGCCTGGCTGGCCGACCGGCGCATCATGACGCAGATCATCCTGTACGACGAGGCCGACGTGCGGCGCTGGCTGTCGCTGCGCGCGCGCGGGCTGGTGCCGCCCGGCGCCTGGTCGGTGCTGTTCGTGCTGGGCCGCTACAGCGCGGGCCAGACCTCGTCGGCGTATGACCTGCTGCCCTTCCTGGCGGCGTACGACCATTCCCTGCCCTGGGCCATCTGCGCCTTCGGTCCCGAGGAGAACGCCTGCGTCACGACCGCCGCGGCGTTCGGAGGCCATATGCGGGTGGGCTTCGAGAACAACCTGAAGCTGCGCGACGGCGGGATCGCCCCCGATAACGCAGCGCTGGTGCAGCAGGCGGCGCAAGGCGCGCGGGCGCTGGGCCGCCCGCTGGCCACGGCCGCCGACGCGCGCCGCATCTATGGGGCTATCGCCTAG
- the ccmD gene encoding heme exporter protein CcmD, whose protein sequence is MSWDTLFSLQGHGPYILGAYGVTLALMGWEVLVLWRRAARRRSSGAAPGHGSRP, encoded by the coding sequence ATGAGCTGGGACACCCTGTTCTCCCTGCAAGGCCACGGCCCCTACATCCTGGGCGCCTATGGCGTGACGCTGGCGCTGATGGGATGGGAAGTGCTGGTGCTGTGGCGCCGCGCGGCGCGGCGCCGCAGTTCAGGCGCCGCGCCCGGCCATGGGAGCCGCCCATGA
- a CDS encoding 3-hydroxyacyl-CoA dehydrogenase family protein, which translates to MQTDAKALPNPGAAHAVVVGGGTMGADVAVVLTRAACRTTVIESNAERAAGLPARVAENLKTIGREANAALLATAPSLDEVDWSTVDLVIECIPERLDIKQSLFADLARRARPDAILASNSSSFPISAISQGLDTRGRMLGLHFFMPAHLVPLVEVVLGEASDNACADSLIAFMRRCGSVPVKVKQDLPGFLANRLQHALSREAFDLIDRGIASPEDVDAAVRFGFGFRFLAAGPVMQRDHAGIDVHAAAGATMYPTFCNADHPARCLTERAADGRHGMKSGAGFYDWTPETIAAERARYDRLLRAGLDLIAPELPEIQP; encoded by the coding sequence ATGCAGACGGACGCGAAAGCGCTGCCCAATCCGGGCGCGGCGCATGCGGTGGTGGTGGGCGGCGGCACGATGGGCGCCGACGTGGCCGTGGTGTTGACCCGTGCGGCCTGCCGCACGACGGTGATCGAGTCGAACGCCGAGCGCGCGGCGGGTCTGCCGGCCCGCGTCGCGGAGAACCTGAAGACCATCGGGCGCGAAGCGAACGCAGCGCTGCTGGCCACCGCGCCCTCGCTGGATGAGGTGGACTGGTCCACCGTGGACCTGGTGATCGAGTGCATTCCCGAGCGCCTGGACATCAAGCAGTCGCTGTTTGCGGACCTGGCGCGGCGCGCCCGGCCGGACGCCATCCTGGCCAGCAACAGCTCCAGCTTTCCGATCAGCGCGATCAGCCAGGGCCTGGACACGCGGGGCCGCATGCTGGGCCTGCACTTCTTCATGCCCGCCCACCTGGTGCCGCTGGTGGAAGTGGTGCTGGGCGAGGCCAGCGACAATGCCTGCGCGGATTCGCTGATCGCATTCATGCGGCGCTGCGGCAGCGTGCCCGTGAAGGTCAAGCAAGACCTGCCGGGCTTCCTGGCCAATCGCCTGCAGCACGCACTGTCGCGCGAGGCGTTCGACCTGATCGACCGGGGCATCGCATCGCCGGAAGACGTGGACGCCGCCGTCCGCTTCGGCTTCGGTTTCCGCTTTCTGGCCGCGGGCCCCGTCATGCAGCGCGACCACGCCGGCATTGATGTCCACGCGGCGGCCGGCGCCACGATGTACCCGACCTTCTGCAATGCCGACCACCCCGCGCGCTGCCTGACCGAGCGCGCCGCCGACGGACGCCACGGCATGAAGTCCGGCGCGGGCTTCTACGACTGGACGCCGGAGACCATCGCGGCCGAACGCGCCCGCTACGACAGGCTGCTGCGCGCGGGCCTGGACCTGATCGCCCCCGAACTGCCGGAGATCCAGCCTTGA